The Mycobacterium riyadhense sequence CTCCGTGTGGCCGGTGGCCGGCGTAGCGCCAACGGTCGCCAGCCCCATCGGGGCGTCCGCAGCAGCGGGTGCGGGTGCGTCGGCGGGGGTCGCACCGGCGTCGGCGGCTCCGGCGACCGCGAGCATCGCCTACGCGGTAGGCGGTGGTGGTGATTGGGGTCCCGAGTTTGGGCCAACGCTGGGGCCGCGCAGTGGCGTCAAGGCGCCGGCGGCGACGATTCCAGCGGCTGGCGCGGCGTCGGTCAGTCGCGCCCAGGCACGGGCAAAGCGCCGACGGCGGGCCGAATTGCGCGACTACAGCGACGAATTCTTGGATATGGACTCCGATATCGGTGTCACACCCGATTACGGGGCACAGGCTTCGGATTCGGGGGCCGGCTTGTTGGGTTTTGCCGGGACGGCACCCAAAGAGACCCTGCTGCGGGCGGCGGGGTTGACGGCGCTGGCCGGTGATGGGTTTGGCGGCGGCCCGAAAATGCCGATGGTGCCGGGGACTTGGGACCACGGCCCAGAGGAAGGGGGGCACCAAAGTTAGCGAGACGGTTTACACCGTGAGAAGCCGAATTCTGAAACGAGTGAACCCAAAAATGTTGAAAGGAGCGGTGCTATGAGTCTTTTGGATGCGCATATTCGGCAGTTGGTGGCCTCGCAAGCGGCGTTTGGCGCCAAGGCCGGGCTGATGCTGCACACGATTGGTCAGGCCGAGCAGGCTGCGATGTCGGCGCAAGCGTTTCACCAGGGCGAGTCCGCGGCAGCGTTTCAGGCGGCGCATGCCCGTTTTGTGGAGGTAGCGGCCAGGGTCAACACCCTGCTGGATATCGCCCAGGCGAACTTGGGCGACGCGGCCGGCACCTATGTTGCCACCGACGCCGCGGCCGCGTCGACCTACACCGGCTTCTGAGCCGCTTTCGAATCCTCGGAAAGGACTTGTGATGTCGCAAATCATGTACAACTACCCGGCGATGCTGGCCCATGCCGGGGACATGGCGGGCTATGCCGGCACCATGCAAGG is a genomic window containing:
- the esxG gene encoding type VII secretion system protein EsxG, encoding MSLLDAHIRQLVASQAAFGAKAGLMLHTIGQAEQAAMSAQAFHQGESAAAFQAAHARFVEVAARVNTLLDIAQANLGDAAGTYVATDAAAASTYTGF